Below is a genomic region from Actinomyces weissii.
ACCTGGGCCAGAGCGTGGCCCAGGAGCTGGGCGCGCAGCCGGAGCTGGCCCTGGTGGCCGTGGGGGAGGAACGCTACCGCCGGGCCGAGACCGCGGTGGCGCTGCGCCTGCTGGAGCGGCTGGTCCGGGGTGGGGGAGTGCTGGCCCTGGGCTCCGGCTGCCTGGAGGACCCGCAGGTGCGCGCCGCGCTGGCGGCGCTACAGGCCGACGGCGGCCAGGTGGTGGCCCTGCTCGCCTCCGTGCGCCGCCTGGCGACGCGCAACGGGCTGGACGCGCCGCGCTCCATCGCCCTGGGCACGGTCCACCACAGCTTCACCCTGATGCTTAGGGAGCGGGAGGCGGCCTGCCGCGAGCTGGCCGACCTGGTGGTGGACACCACGGACACCTCGCCGCAGGAGGCTGCCGCACTGATACTCGGCTAGGATCGCCCCATGTACGTACCGGGGCACTTCCAGCTCTCTGAGGAGCATGTGCGCCAGGTCCTGGCCACCCCCCGCACCGGCAACCTGGTCACCGTCCACGCCTTCGGCCCGGAGGCCACCCTGGTGCCCCTGTACCTGGACACTTTGCGGGACGTGCTGGTGACCCACCTGGTGCGCAACAACCCTCAGGCGCGTGAGCCCCTGACCGGTCCCGGCCTGGTGGTGCTGGACCAGGTGGACACCTACGTCTCCCCCCTCTGGTACGCAACCAACAGCGTCAAGGCCAACGTGCCTACCTGGGACTACGTGACCGTGCACGTGCGCGGCCAGGTGCGGGTGGACCCCGACCCGGCCGCCGCCCTGGCCGCCGCCCGCAGGCTGACAGAGCTCAGTGAGGACAGCGACGTGCTCAGCCCTGTGGGTGAGGAGCAGCTGGAGCGGATGGCCCGGGCGATCGTGGCCGTGGAGGTCAGCCTGGACGAGGTGCGGGGCAAGGCCAAGATGAGCCAGAACCGCCACCCCGACGACATCATCAGCCTGGCCGCCGAGCTGGAGCGGCAGGGGGAGACGCAGATGGCGCAGTTCCTGCGGGAGGTCTCCCTGCCCTACGCCCAGGAACGCTTCCAGAAGCTGGCGGCACTGGGGGACACCGCGCGGGGACGGGCCGTCGCGGCCGCCCGCGCGGGCCAGACCTTCCACTGACACCGTCCCGGTGGGGCGGGGTAGCCCGTGACAGGGGCGACACCGGCGGCCGGACGGCGGCGGTAGCGCGCACGGTAGTCTTGCGCTGTCAAGACTTTCACCGACAGTGAGGAAGACTCCCGTGGCAACGACGAACGACCTGAAGAACGGCCTCGTGCTCAACCTGGAAGGCCAGCTGTGGCAGGTTGTCGAGTTCCAGCACGTCAAGCCCGGCAAGGGCCCGGCCTTCGTGCGCACCAAGATCAAGAACGTCCTGTCCGGCAAGACCGTGGACAAGACCTTCAACGCCGGGCTGAAGGTGGAGACCGCCACCGTGGACCGCCGCGACATGCAGTACTCCTACAAGGACGGCGACGACTTCGTCTTCATGGACGTCAAGTCCTATGAGCAGACCTACGTGCCCGCCGCCACCGTGGGGGAGGCCGCCGACCTGATGCTGGAGGGTCAGGAGGTCATCGTCGCCTTCCACGAGGACTCCGTGCTCTTCGTGGAGCTGCCTGCCTCCGTGGTGCTGACCGTCTCCCACACCGAGCCGGGCCTGCAGGGTGACCGCTCCTCCGCCGGCACCAAGCCCGCCACCCTGGAGACCGGCGCCGAGATCCAGGTGCCCCTGTTCCTGAACACGGGTGACAAGGTCAAGGTGGACACCCGCAACCGCTCCTACATCTCCCGCGTCACCGACTGAGCATGACCGGAGAACCGACTAGCGCGGAGCAGCCAGCAGCGCAGTCCCTGGAGGGCGTGGCCCCGGCCGCGCCCTCCGGCACGCGCAGCCGTAGCAGCAAGCACCCGGTCACCGCCCGCACCAAGGCCCGCAGGCGCGCCGTCGAGATCCTCTTCGAGGCGGACCAGCGGGGCCTGCTGCGGGCGGCACAGCAGCCGGACGAGCTCTTTGAGGAGGCCCTCGCTGGGCAGGACGCGGCGGCTGAGAGGCTGCGTGAGCTGGCTGCTGAGCGTGCCGTGCACTCGGCCAACCACACGGAGGCTCCGGCCTACACCCGTCAGGTCCTGGCGGGGGTGGCTGACCACCTGGAGCGGGTCGACCAGATCCTGCAGACCCACGCCAAGGACTGGGAGGTCTCCCGCATGCCTGCCGTGGACCGGGCCATCGCCCGGGTCGCCACCTGGGAGATCGTGTGGAACGACGAGGTCGACGCCCCCGTGGCCGTGGACGAGGCCCTGACCCTGGCGCGGATACTCTCCACTGACGACTCCCCGCGCTTCCTGGCCGGGCTGCTGGGCCGTATTGGCGACCTGGCCGAGACCCTGCGCTAGAGCGGCAGGAGCGCTGCGGTCCCCGCCACTGGGACACAGGTAGGTCCCGTGCACCACCGAGGTGCTCGCGGGACCTACCTGCTGCTGGCAGTAGCGGCTACTGGTCCATCTCCCAGGCCCGGATGTAGTCGATCTCCATGGCGGCCTCCGTGAAGGTCGTGGTGTCGATCTTCGTCTCCAAGGAGTCCCCGGCCTGCGAGCACAGGCGCAGGTAGTAGGGCTTGCCAGGCCCGAATGCCTTGGCCCAGCGGTCGGGGTACTCCTGGCTGGTGACCTCGTGGTACTTGCGTCCGTCGAAGAAGAAGCTGATACGTTCCGGGGTCTTCTCCATGGCGAAGACGTGGAACTGTGTCAGGTCGGGCTTGGGCTCCACCGGCACCGGCCGGTGCCGGTGGGGAACCGGGTCGTAGGTGTAGTGGACGTCGGCGGTGACCCGCCCCGTGTTGACGCCTCCGCCCCAGGACTCGGCGATGTCGATCTCCCCGTCGCCGTTGTCGCTGGGGCGCATCCAGATACCTCCCCAGAGCCCCGCGTGGGACTGGGGGAAGCGCACCCGCACCTCGACCCTGCCGTAGGTAAGGTCGAACTTGCCGCGGGTGACGATGTTGGCGGTGTCCACGTCACGCACGGTGGGGCTGATCCCCGCCTCCTGGTCCTTGGTATTGGGCCACCTGGTGATCGGTGTGGCCCGCTTGCGCCACAGGATCCGGCCCAGGCCGTCCCGCACGTTGTGGGCGTCGGTGGTGTTCACGCCCCAGTCGTACCCGACGTAGCCCGGGTTCCAGCCCGGGCGGTGCTCTCCCCAGCGCTCCGGATCGAAGTCAGTGCCGGTGGAGAAGGTGTCCTCGAACACCAGCCTGGAGAAGCCGGTCCCCGCAGTCGGTGCGCTGGAGGTGACCTTCAGCGAGTTGTTACGCACGTCGGTGGCGGACAGGGCCCGCTTGGACAGGTAGTAGGTCTGGCTGACCTGCGTGCCCTCGGTGATGGCGCCGTCCGTGGCGGAGAGCCGCATGCCGGGCACGCCGTCGACCGTGGCCTCGAGCCTGTCACCCTTGACGGTTGTGCGCAGGACCCAGTCGCGGCGGCCGGAGTAGTCGGAGACCGGGACGGCGGGGCCGTCAGCGATCACGGTGGTTCCTGCGGGAGTGCAGCGCTCCAGCCGGAGACGGAGATGGGTCCTGTCGTTGTGTACCAGCGCCCGGTAGCAGGTCCTGCCCTCCTGCCGCAGCGCGGTGGAGATGTACAGGGATCCAGGAGCCTGGGCGTAGTCGTAGAGCCACTTGGCGACGACGGTCTGGTCGGCCTGGCAGTCCTTGATGACCTCCTCCACCGTGGTCCCGGGCTGGATGGTGCGCTTCCACTGGTAGGTGTGGCTGTCTGCTGCCGCGGTGGCGGGCAGCAGCAGTCCTGCCGCAAGAGCCCCGGTGCCAGCCAGGACACTGCGTCTTGACACGATAGTCATTTATCTGCCTTCCTCCTGGGAGGCCAGGGCGGGCTCCGTCGCTTCCGGTCAGGACCCGCCCTGGCCTCCGCCTACTCAGGTGCTGCCCTTGTCAGGTCAAGGGCACCAGCTCAGCATGCCAGCCCGTACCGACCTCCGGCAGGTTTCTGGGTAGGTACAGATCCCCATGTACCTACGACCCTGTTCCTGCCAGGTGCCTGGTGGAGGCAGGGCAAAGGAACCCAGGTGGCTGCTGGTGCCTGCGCGCCGGACCCAGGCGTGTACAGCGTCCCAGACGGGCGGGCCTAGCGACCCAGGTGGCGCACGCACCCGGCAGAGGAGCTAGTATCGGGGGCGTCAGACATCCTTGAAGCCCGTCCTGTGAGGCGGAGAAGGAGGTCCACGCGTCGTGGCCGAAACACTGTCCACCGGGAAGCAGATCCTCGGGGCCCCCGAGATCGCCCGCTCCCTGTTCCGCATCGCCCATGAGATCCTGGAACGCAACCGAGGGGTAGAGAACCTGATCCTCCTCGGGATCCCTTCGGCAGGCGCACCGTTGGCGCAGCGCCTGGCCAAGGCCCTGGCAGTAGCCGCCGTGCCGGGCCGGGCAGAGGGAACCAAGAGCCCCGCCCCTGAGGTCCCCGTCGGCACCCTGGACATCACCATGTTCCGTGACGACCTGGGACGACACCCCATCCGCGTGCCCCAGCCCACCTTCATCCCCGGCGGCTCCCTGGAGGGCCGCACCGTGGTCCTGGTGGACGACGTCCTCTACTCCGGACGCACCATCCGGGCCGCCCTGGACGCCCTGGGCTCCCTGGGGCGCGCCGCCTGCGTGCAGCTGGCCGTCCTGGTGGACCGAGGGCACCGCGAGCTGCCCATCCGCGCCGACTACGTGGGCAAGAACCTGCCCACCTCCCGCTCCGAGAAGGTCGTGGTCGCCCTCACCGAGCTGGGGGCCGAGGACGACAGCGTGAGCATCGTGCCCGTCACCGTCCCCAAGGAGCAGCGATGAAGCACCTGCTGAGCGCTAAGGACCTCTCCCACGACGAGGCGGTGATGGTCCTGGACACCGCTGAGGCCATGGCCGCCACCCAGCGCCACGCCGTCAAGAAGCTGCCTACCCTGCGCGGCAAGACCGTGGTCAACCTCTTCTTCGAGGACTCCACCCGCACCCGGCTCTCCTTCGAGGCCGCCGCCAAGCGCCTGAGCGCCGACGTCATCAACTTCTCCGCCAAGGGCTCCAGCGTCTCCAAGGGCGAGTCCCTGAAGGACACCGCCCAGACCATCATGGCCATGGGGGCCGACGCCGTGGTCATCCGCCACAGCGCCTGCGGAGCCGCCCACCTGCTGGCCCACGCCGGGTGGATCAACGTGCCGGTGCTCAACGCCGGTGACGGCACCCACCAGCACCCCACCCAGGCGCTGCTGGACGCCATGACCCTGCGCCGCTGGTACCAGCCGGGCGGACCGGTAAGCGGCCCCCGGCGCGGCCGTGACGGCAGCCCCGCCGCCCAGGGGCAGGACCTCGACGGCGCCCGCGTCATCATCGTGGGCGACGTGCTCCACTCCCGGGTGGCCCGCTCCAACGTGGACCTGCTGACCACCCTGGGAGCCAGCGTCACCCTGGTGGCGCCCCCCACCCTCCTGCCCGTCGGCATGGAGGACTGGCCCTGCCACGTCTCCTACGACCTGGACGCCGCGATCGCGGAGACAGAGCCGGACGCCGTCATGATGCTGCGCGTGCAGCGGGAGCGCATGAGCGCCGCCGGGGGCGGGTTCTTCCCCAGCCCCGGGGAGTACTCGCGCCGCTACGGCCTGGGCGCCGCCCGCCGGGCCGCCATGCCAGAGCACGCCGTCATCATGCACCCCGGCCCCATGAACCGGGGCCTGGAGATCACCGCGGAGGCTGCTGACGACCCGCGCTCCCGCGTGATCGAGCAGGTCAGCAACGGCGTGAGCGTGCGCATGGCCGCCCTCTACCTCCTCCTCGCCGACGAAGGGAACCAGCTGTGAGCACCACCCACCTCCTGCCCGCCGTCCGCCCCTACGGGGAGGAGCCCTGCGACGTCCTGCTCCGTGACGGCCAGATCGCCGCCCTGGGGCCGCAGGCCGCCGCCCAGGCCCCCGCCGACGCCACCGTGCACCGTGAGCTCAAGGGCCTGGTGCTGCTGCCGGGGCTGGTGGACATCCACACCCACCTGCGCCAGCCCGGCGGGGAGAGCGCCGAGACCGTCTTCACCGGCACCCGGGCCGCTGCCGTCGGTGGCTACACCGCCGTATTCGCCATGGCCAACACCACCCCGGTGCAGGACAACGCCGGTGTGGTGGAGCAGGTGCACCGCCTGGGCCAGGAGGCCGGGTGGGTGGACGTGCACCCGGTCGGCGCCGTCTCCGAGAACCTGGAGGGCCAGCACCTGTCCCAGATGGGTGCCATGGCCCAGTCCGCCGCTCGGGTACGGGTCTTCTCCGACGACGGCCGGTGCGTCTCCGACCCGGTGCTCATGCGCCGCGCCCTGGAGTACGTAAAGGCCTTTGACGGCGTGATCGCCCAGCACGCCCAGGACCCGCGCCTGACCGAGGGCTCCCAGATGCACGAGGGCCGGGTCTCCGCCGAGCTCGGCCTGCGCGGCTGGCCCGCCGTGGCGGAGGAGTCGGTCATCGCCCGCGACGTGCTCCTGGCCGAGCACGTCGGCAGCCGCCTGCACGTGTGCCACCTGTCCACCGCCGGCAGCGTGGAGATCATCCGGTGGGCCAAGTCCCGCGGCATCGACGTCACCGCTGAGGCCACCCCCCACCACCTGCTGCTCACCGACGAGCTGGCCCGCACCTACTCGCCCCTGTACAAGGTCAACCCGCCCCTGCGCACCCAGGCGGACGTCGAGGCCCTGCGCGCGGCCCTGGCCGACGGCACCATCGACGTCGTCGGCACCGACCACGCCCCCCACCCCCTGGAGGACAAGGACTGCGA
It encodes:
- a CDS encoding aspartate carbamoyltransferase catalytic subunit, which codes for MKHLLSAKDLSHDEAVMVLDTAEAMAATQRHAVKKLPTLRGKTVVNLFFEDSTRTRLSFEAAAKRLSADVINFSAKGSSVSKGESLKDTAQTIMAMGADAVVIRHSACGAAHLLAHAGWINVPVLNAGDGTHQHPTQALLDAMTLRRWYQPGGPVSGPRRGRDGSPAAQGQDLDGARVIIVGDVLHSRVARSNVDLLTTLGASVTLVAPPTLLPVGMEDWPCHVSYDLDAAIAETEPDAVMMLRVQRERMSAAGGGFFPSPGEYSRRYGLGAARRAAMPEHAVIMHPGPMNRGLEITAEAADDPRSRVIEQVSNGVSVRMAALYLLLADEGNQL
- the nusB gene encoding transcription antitermination factor NusB — its product is MTGEPTSAEQPAAQSLEGVAPAAPSGTRSRSSKHPVTARTKARRRAVEILFEADQRGLLRAAQQPDELFEEALAGQDAAAERLRELAAERAVHSANHTEAPAYTRQVLAGVADHLERVDQILQTHAKDWEVSRMPAVDRAIARVATWEIVWNDEVDAPVAVDEALTLARILSTDDSPRFLAGLLGRIGDLAETLR
- a CDS encoding shikimate kinase; the encoded protein is MSVRVLVGPPGAGCSAVGQALDAAGQGPCLDLGQSVAQELGAQPELALVAVGEERYRRAETAVALRLLERLVRGGGVLALGSGCLEDPQVRAALAALQADGGQVVALLASVRRLATRNGLDAPRSIALGTVHHSFTLMLREREAACRELADLVVDTTDTSPQEAAALILG
- a CDS encoding glycoside hydrolase family 16 protein gives rise to the protein MTIVSRRSVLAGTGALAAGLLLPATAAADSHTYQWKRTIQPGTTVEEVIKDCQADQTVVAKWLYDYAQAPGSLYISTALRQEGRTCYRALVHNDRTHLRLRLERCTPAGTTVIADGPAVPVSDYSGRRDWVLRTTVKGDRLEATVDGVPGMRLSATDGAITEGTQVSQTYYLSKRALSATDVRNNSLKVTSSAPTAGTGFSRLVFEDTFSTGTDFDPERWGEHRPGWNPGYVGYDWGVNTTDAHNVRDGLGRILWRKRATPITRWPNTKDQEAGISPTVRDVDTANIVTRGKFDLTYGRVEVRVRFPQSHAGLWGGIWMRPSDNGDGEIDIAESWGGGVNTGRVTADVHYTYDPVPHRHRPVPVEPKPDLTQFHVFAMEKTPERISFFFDGRKYHEVTSQEYPDRWAKAFGPGKPYYLRLCSQAGDSLETKIDTTTFTEAAMEIDYIRAWEMDQ
- a CDS encoding dihydroorotase codes for the protein MSTTHLLPAVRPYGEEPCDVLLRDGQIAALGPQAAAQAPADATVHRELKGLVLLPGLVDIHTHLRQPGGESAETVFTGTRAAAVGGYTAVFAMANTTPVQDNAGVVEQVHRLGQEAGWVDVHPVGAVSENLEGQHLSQMGAMAQSAARVRVFSDDGRCVSDPVLMRRALEYVKAFDGVIAQHAQDPRLTEGSQMHEGRVSAELGLRGWPAVAEESVIARDVLLAEHVGSRLHVCHLSTAGSVEIIRWAKSRGIDVTAEATPHHLLLTDELARTYSPLYKVNPPLRTQADVEALRAALADGTIDVVGTDHAPHPLEDKDCEWQAGAFGMTGLETALSVVIRTMVEPGLLDWRGVARVLSETPARIGRLSDQGRPLAVGEPANLTLVDPQVRRTVDPRAQWTRSANTPYAGMELPGQVQATFLRGRPTVLGGHPVGTSPEASA
- a CDS encoding FMN-binding negative transcriptional regulator; this encodes MYVPGHFQLSEEHVRQVLATPRTGNLVTVHAFGPEATLVPLYLDTLRDVLVTHLVRNNPQAREPLTGPGLVVLDQVDTYVSPLWYATNSVKANVPTWDYVTVHVRGQVRVDPDPAAALAAARRLTELSEDSDVLSPVGEEQLERMARAIVAVEVSLDEVRGKAKMSQNRHPDDIISLAAELERQGETQMAQFLREVSLPYAQERFQKLAALGDTARGRAVAAARAGQTFH
- the efp gene encoding elongation factor P, with product MATTNDLKNGLVLNLEGQLWQVVEFQHVKPGKGPAFVRTKIKNVLSGKTVDKTFNAGLKVETATVDRRDMQYSYKDGDDFVFMDVKSYEQTYVPAATVGEAADLMLEGQEVIVAFHEDSVLFVELPASVVLTVSHTEPGLQGDRSSAGTKPATLETGAEIQVPLFLNTGDKVKVDTRNRSYISRVTD
- the pyrR gene encoding bifunctional pyr operon transcriptional regulator/uracil phosphoribosyltransferase PyrR, translating into MAETLSTGKQILGAPEIARSLFRIAHEILERNRGVENLILLGIPSAGAPLAQRLAKALAVAAVPGRAEGTKSPAPEVPVGTLDITMFRDDLGRHPIRVPQPTFIPGGSLEGRTVVLVDDVLYSGRTIRAALDALGSLGRAACVQLAVLVDRGHRELPIRADYVGKNLPTSRSEKVVVALTELGAEDDSVSIVPVTVPKEQR